A genomic segment from Corylus avellana chromosome ca5, CavTom2PMs-1.0 encodes:
- the LOC132181957 gene encoding uncharacterized protein LOC132181957 — protein MAAQLAQQRSEITAEFNALMAAQMAAYEARLRVLESSRHVSEPEVTNVRAPPDLESPVRAIARSSVASGPDDVRLEAEDDNQNEHPQRTPSGQKSCLSRHCTTGSASPECGEVNPL, from the exons ATGGCTGCACAGTTGGCACAGCAGAGGTCTGAGATTACTGCAGAGTTTAACGCACTTATGGCTGCACAGATGGCGGCGTATGAGGCCCGACTTCGTGTGCTTGAGAGCTCGAGACATGTCTCCGAGCCAGAGGTGACCAATGTTAGAGCTCCGCCAGACTTAGAATCCCCAGTCCGTGCGATTGCGAGGTCCTCAGTAGCTAGCGGACCAG atgacgtaaggCTAGAAGCTGAGGATGACAATCAAAACGAACACCCACAACGGACCCCGAGTGGACAAAAGTCTTGTTTATCAAGACATTGTACCACTGGTTCAGCAAGCCC TGAGTGCGGAGAAGTCAACCCGTTATGA